The window TCTGTGTGACGCTGCATTGCATTAACATCGAGAATGGTAACAAACTTGCGGTCCAGTTTTATCCAGCCATTTTGTTGAAAACGACTGAGTAACCGGGAAACGGTTTCTACCGTTAAACCTAAGTAATTTCCGAGATCGGTGCGGGTCATTGGTAGTTGAAATTCGCGGGAAGATAATTGTCGGTCTGACAGTCTATCGCCAAAATTTACCAGAAAGCGGGCAAGCTTTTGCTCGGCGTTTTCCTGATTAATGCTTAACAGATGCTGTTGATTACAACCCAGTTCAGCGCTCATTAGCGACATGATTTGCATTTTCAGACGCGGGATCTGGTTAGATAGCTGATCCAGGACATCAAATGGAATTTCGCACACCATGGCGGTTTCTAACGCTTGCGTGGTTCCCGGATGAACTTTATCAGACAGGGCGTCAAACCCTAGGACATCACCTGGAAGATGAAACCCGGTAATTTGTTGTTCGCCTTGGGCGCTCTGAATATAGGATTTAAAGGTGCCGGAACGAATCGCAAACAGGCTATGCAGATTATCGCCACCTTGAAACAAGGTTTGATTCTTTTGGATAGGCTTCTTGCGCTTGATAATCTCGTCAAGCAAATTCAATTCA is drawn from Thalassotalea sp. PS06 and contains these coding sequences:
- the fnr gene encoding fumarate/nitrate reduction transcriptional regulator Fnr, with translation MSTAPNISCANCRISELCLPFSLSNIELNLLDEIIKRKKPIQKNQTLFQGGDNLHSLFAIRSGTFKSYIQSAQGEQQITGFHLPGDVLGFDALSDKVHPGTTQALETAMVCEIPFDVLDQLSNQIPRLKMQIMSLMSAELGCNQQHLLSINQENAEQKLARFLVNFGDRLSDRQLSSREFQLPMTRTDLGNYLGLTVETVSRLLSRFQQNGWIKLDRKFVTILDVNAMQRHTD